Proteins from a genomic interval of Raphanus sativus cultivar WK10039 unplaced genomic scaffold, ASM80110v3 Scaffold2597, whole genome shotgun sequence:
- the LOC108855118 gene encoding potassium transporter 9-like isoform X1, giving the protein MAEKVEASVTEGESTIEERDREAMREFEEGLDQPMDEEANMLKNMNNEEGLSMWMLLRLSFQSLGIVYGDLGTSPLYVFYNTFPDGIDDSEDVIGALSLIIYSLLLIPLIKYVFIVCKANDNGQGGTLAIYSLLCRHAKVNLIPNQQRSDEDLTTYSRTLVAEGSFAAKTKKWLESRHSKKRALLVIVLLGTCMMIGDGILTPAISVLSATGGIRVNNPKMSSDIVVLVSVILLIGLFSMQHYGTDKVGWLFAPIVFIWFLFIGATGIYNICKHDTSVLKAFSPTYVYLYFKRRGRDGWISLGGILLSITGTEALYADISYFPLLAIQLAFTLFVFPCLLLAYCGQAAYLVTHKEHYKDAFYASIPESVYWPMLIVATGAAIVGSQATISGTYSIIKQAVSHGCFPRVKIVHTSKKFLGQIYCPDINWILMLGCIAVTASFKNQTEIGNAYGNIYMTRCLAFRLDIFEYSSDFYFLVSWLILGTAVVVVMLVTTLLMVLTMLLVWRLHWILVLVFAIFSLVVELSYFSAVLLKVNEGGWVPLIIAAICLLVMFVWNYVTVKKYEFEVHSRVSMSWILGLGPSLGLVRVPGIGLVHTELASGVPHIFSHFITNLPAIHSVVVFVCVKYLPVYTVPEEERFLVKRIGPKTFRMFRCVARYGYKDLHRKDDNFENKLFDNLFSFIQTETMMESDSNYSPYSFNHRQESRDELIRNHNNNHGGNDNNMVMFSSMVDYSESTIVPADSPHSAMSFSQNYTVEEEEEKEEEEEDELEFLKICKETGVVHIMGNTKVRARKGSLLPKKIAIDYVYRFLSKMCRANSAILHVPHETLLNVGQVYYV; this is encoded by the exons ATGGCGGAAAAGGTAGAAGCATCTGTTACAGAAGGTGAAAGCACGATtgaagagagagacagagaagcTATGAGGGAATTTGAGGAGGGTCTCGATCAACCCATGGACGAAGAAGCTAATATGCTCAAGAACATGAACAACGAAGAG GGCTTGTCAATGTGGATGTTACTGAGACTATCATTCCAAAGTCTAGGGATTGTTTACGGCGATCTAGGGACTTCTCCATTGTATGTGTTCTACAATACATTCCCTGATGGAATTGATGATAGTGAAGATGTGATCGGAGCTCTTTCTTTGATCATTTACTCTCTTTTGCTTATACCTCTCATCAAGTATGTCTTCATTGTCTGCAAAGCTAATGACAATGGTCAAG GTGGGACTTTAGCTATATACTCATTGCTCTGTAGACATGCTAAAGTGAATCTCATCCCGAATCAGCAACGCAGCGATGAGGATCTCACGACTTATAGTCGAACTTTAGTCGCTGAAGGATCTTTTGCTGCTAAAACAAAGAAGTGGTTGGAGAGTAGACATTCAAAGAAGAGAGCCCTTCTAGTCATTGTTCTTCTAGGCACGTGTATGATGATAGGTGATGGTATCTTAACCCCAGCCATCTCCG TTCTTTCAGCCACTGGTGGGATCAGAGTCAACAATCCAAAGATGAGCAGCG ATATCGTTGTGCTTGTGTCTGTCATCCTTTTAATTGGACTGTTCAGTATGCAACACTATGGTACAGACAAGGTGGGCTGGCTCTTTGCCCCTATAGTGTTTATTTGGTTCCTCTTCATTGGAGCCACTGGTATATACAACATCTGCAAACACGATACAAGCGTTTTAAAAGCCTTTTCGCCAACATATGTATACTTGTACTTCAAAAGACGAGGGCGAGATGGTTGGATTTCGCTCGGTGGCATTCTTCTCAGCATAACAG gcACGGAGGCACTATACGCGGACATttcttattttcctttattaGCGATACAGCTAGCTTTTACACTTTTTGTGTTCCCTTGTCTTCTTCTAGCATACTGCGGACAAGCTGCATATCTTGTGACCCATAAGGAACATTATAAAGACGCCTTCTATGCATCAATCCCTG AAAGTGTATATTGGCCAATGTTAATAGTGGCGACCGGAGCTGCGATCGTTGGGAGCCAAGCTACCATCTCAGGGACTTATTCGATAATCAAACAGGCCGTGTCTCATGGGTGTTTCCCTCGAGTTAAAATTGTTCACACTTCCAAGAAGTTCCTAGGTCAGATCTATTGCCCTGATATTAACTGGATACTCATGCTTGGTTGCATCGCAGTCACGGCTAGTTTCAAGAACCAAACCGAGATCGGAAATGCATACGGTAACATATACATGACAAGATGTTTGGCATTTAGGTTAGATATTTTTGAGTATTCATctgacttttattttttggtatctTGGCTAATATTAGGAACTGCGGTTGTGGTCGTGATGCTCGTGACCACATTATTGATGGTGCTGACCATGCTTCTCGTGTGGCGGCTCCACTGGATCCTTGTCCTTGTATTCGCCATCTTCTCGCTCGTGGTGGAACTGTCCTACTTCTCGGCTGTGCTCCTAAAAGTCAACGAAGGAGGATGGGTCCCGCTCATCATAGCAGCGATCTGTCTTTTGGTAATGTTTGTTTGGAATTACGTGACAGTCAAGAAATATGAGTTTGAAGTGCACAGTAGAGTTTCCATGAGTTGGATACTCGGTTTGGGTCCCAGCCTGGGTCTTGTACGTGTCCCCGGGATCGGGTTAGTACACACGGAGCTAGCGAGTGGTGTCCCTCACATCTTCTCTCATTTCATCACTAACCTCCCGGCAATTCACTCTGTGGTAGTCTTTGTCTGCGTAAAGTACCTCCCGGTCTACACCGTCCCTGAAGAAGAGAGGTTTCTTGTCAAGAGAATCGGACCAAAGACATTCCGAATGTTCCGCTGCGTCGCCAG GTATGGTTACAAAGATCTGCACAGGAAGGACGACAACTTCGAAAACAAACTGTTCGATAACCTCTTCTCGTTCATTCAAACCGAAACAATGATGGAGTCGGATTCAAACTATAGCCCTTATTCCTTCAACCATAGACAAGAGTCTAGAGATGAATTGATACGTaaccacaacaacaaccacGGTGGCAACGATAACAACATGGTTATGTTCTCATCGATGGTTGACTACTCGGAATCCACGATAGTTCCAGCTGATTCACCGCATAGCGCAATGAGTTTCAGTCAGAACTACACggtggaggaagaggaagagaaagaggaagaggaggaagatgagtTGGAGTTTCTAAAGATTTGTAAAGAGACAGGGGTTGTCCATATCATGG
- the LOC108855118 gene encoding potassium transporter 9-like isoform X2 produces the protein MAEKVEASVTEGESTIEERDREAMREFEEGLDQPMDEEANMLKNMNNEEGLSMWMLLRLSFQSLGIVYGDLGTSPLYVFYNTFPDGIDDSEDVIGALSLIIYSLLLIPLIKYVFIVCKANDNGQGGTLAIYSLLCRHAKVNLIPNQQRSDEDLTTYSRTLVAEGSFAAKTKKWLESRHSKKRALLVIVLLGTCMMIGDGILTPAISVLSATGGIRVNNPKMSSDIVVLVSVILLIGLFSMQHYGTDKVGWLFAPIVFIWFLFIGATGIYNICKHDTSVLKAFSPTYVYLYFKRRGRDGWISLGGILLSITGTEALYADISYFPLLAIQLAFTLFVFPCLLLAYCGQAAYLVTHKEHYKDAFYASIPESVYWPMLIVATGAAIVGSQATISGTYSIIKQAVSHGCFPRVKIVHTSKKFLGQIYCPDINWILMLGCIAVTASFKNQTEIGNAYGTAVVVVMLVTTLLMVLTMLLVWRLHWILVLVFAIFSLVVELSYFSAVLLKVNEGGWVPLIIAAICLLVMFVWNYVTVKKYEFEVHSRVSMSWILGLGPSLGLVRVPGIGLVHTELASGVPHIFSHFITNLPAIHSVVVFVCVKYLPVYTVPEEERFLVKRIGPKTFRMFRCVARYGYKDLHRKDDNFENKLFDNLFSFIQTETMMESDSNYSPYSFNHRQESRDELIRNHNNNHGGNDNNMVMFSSMVDYSESTIVPADSPHSAMSFSQNYTVEEEEEKEEEEEDELEFLKICKETGVVHIMGNTKVRARKGSLLPKKIAIDYVYRFLSKMCRANSAILHVPHETLLNVGQVYYV, from the exons ATGGCGGAAAAGGTAGAAGCATCTGTTACAGAAGGTGAAAGCACGATtgaagagagagacagagaagcTATGAGGGAATTTGAGGAGGGTCTCGATCAACCCATGGACGAAGAAGCTAATATGCTCAAGAACATGAACAACGAAGAG GGCTTGTCAATGTGGATGTTACTGAGACTATCATTCCAAAGTCTAGGGATTGTTTACGGCGATCTAGGGACTTCTCCATTGTATGTGTTCTACAATACATTCCCTGATGGAATTGATGATAGTGAAGATGTGATCGGAGCTCTTTCTTTGATCATTTACTCTCTTTTGCTTATACCTCTCATCAAGTATGTCTTCATTGTCTGCAAAGCTAATGACAATGGTCAAG GTGGGACTTTAGCTATATACTCATTGCTCTGTAGACATGCTAAAGTGAATCTCATCCCGAATCAGCAACGCAGCGATGAGGATCTCACGACTTATAGTCGAACTTTAGTCGCTGAAGGATCTTTTGCTGCTAAAACAAAGAAGTGGTTGGAGAGTAGACATTCAAAGAAGAGAGCCCTTCTAGTCATTGTTCTTCTAGGCACGTGTATGATGATAGGTGATGGTATCTTAACCCCAGCCATCTCCG TTCTTTCAGCCACTGGTGGGATCAGAGTCAACAATCCAAAGATGAGCAGCG ATATCGTTGTGCTTGTGTCTGTCATCCTTTTAATTGGACTGTTCAGTATGCAACACTATGGTACAGACAAGGTGGGCTGGCTCTTTGCCCCTATAGTGTTTATTTGGTTCCTCTTCATTGGAGCCACTGGTATATACAACATCTGCAAACACGATACAAGCGTTTTAAAAGCCTTTTCGCCAACATATGTATACTTGTACTTCAAAAGACGAGGGCGAGATGGTTGGATTTCGCTCGGTGGCATTCTTCTCAGCATAACAG gcACGGAGGCACTATACGCGGACATttcttattttcctttattaGCGATACAGCTAGCTTTTACACTTTTTGTGTTCCCTTGTCTTCTTCTAGCATACTGCGGACAAGCTGCATATCTTGTGACCCATAAGGAACATTATAAAGACGCCTTCTATGCATCAATCCCTG AAAGTGTATATTGGCCAATGTTAATAGTGGCGACCGGAGCTGCGATCGTTGGGAGCCAAGCTACCATCTCAGGGACTTATTCGATAATCAAACAGGCCGTGTCTCATGGGTGTTTCCCTCGAGTTAAAATTGTTCACACTTCCAAGAAGTTCCTAGGTCAGATCTATTGCCCTGATATTAACTGGATACTCATGCTTGGTTGCATCGCAGTCACGGCTAGTTTCAAGAACCAAACCGAGATCGGAAATGCATACG GAACTGCGGTTGTGGTCGTGATGCTCGTGACCACATTATTGATGGTGCTGACCATGCTTCTCGTGTGGCGGCTCCACTGGATCCTTGTCCTTGTATTCGCCATCTTCTCGCTCGTGGTGGAACTGTCCTACTTCTCGGCTGTGCTCCTAAAAGTCAACGAAGGAGGATGGGTCCCGCTCATCATAGCAGCGATCTGTCTTTTGGTAATGTTTGTTTGGAATTACGTGACAGTCAAGAAATATGAGTTTGAAGTGCACAGTAGAGTTTCCATGAGTTGGATACTCGGTTTGGGTCCCAGCCTGGGTCTTGTACGTGTCCCCGGGATCGGGTTAGTACACACGGAGCTAGCGAGTGGTGTCCCTCACATCTTCTCTCATTTCATCACTAACCTCCCGGCAATTCACTCTGTGGTAGTCTTTGTCTGCGTAAAGTACCTCCCGGTCTACACCGTCCCTGAAGAAGAGAGGTTTCTTGTCAAGAGAATCGGACCAAAGACATTCCGAATGTTCCGCTGCGTCGCCAG GTATGGTTACAAAGATCTGCACAGGAAGGACGACAACTTCGAAAACAAACTGTTCGATAACCTCTTCTCGTTCATTCAAACCGAAACAATGATGGAGTCGGATTCAAACTATAGCCCTTATTCCTTCAACCATAGACAAGAGTCTAGAGATGAATTGATACGTaaccacaacaacaaccacGGTGGCAACGATAACAACATGGTTATGTTCTCATCGATGGTTGACTACTCGGAATCCACGATAGTTCCAGCTGATTCACCGCATAGCGCAATGAGTTTCAGTCAGAACTACACggtggaggaagaggaagagaaagaggaagaggaggaagatgagtTGGAGTTTCTAAAGATTTGTAAAGAGACAGGGGTTGTCCATATCATGG